A region of Oncorhynchus kisutch isolate 150728-3 linkage group LG29, Okis_V2, whole genome shotgun sequence DNA encodes the following proteins:
- the ovca2 gene encoding esterase OVCA2 isoform X2 has translation MATVTRAAPLRILCIHGYRQNSGSFREKTGALRKLLKKYVELVYMSAPHRVQQTGDAQGKENEVGPGGDEAPRGWWFSDTQARSFDAGQQCQASLGLEESVEAVRTAVKDLGPFDGVLGFSQGAALVAMLCSIQEQNLEPQFQFRFAILVAGFRSACLEHQGFYGSPAPLAIPSLHVFGQEDQVISDRMSRELLPLFQEPQVLTHPGGHFVPAASAHRQTYQEFLKRFQ, from the exons ATGGCGACTGTAACTCGAGCAGCACCGCTCCGGATCCTGTGCATACACGGTTACCGACAGAACAGCGGCTCGTTTCGCGAGAAGACTGGGGCCCTACGGAAGCTCCTGAAGAAGTATGTGGAGCTGGTTTACATGAGTGCGCCTCACCGGGTACAGCAAACAGGCGACG CCCAAGGGAAGGAGAATGAAGTGGGCCCTGGAGGTGACGAGGCCCCCAGGGGATGGTGGTTCTCTGACACCCAGGCTCGGAGCTTCGATGCCGGGCAGCAGTGTCAGGCGAGCCTGGGGCTTGAGGAGAGTGTGGAGGCTGTGAGGACAGCAGTGAAGGACCTGGGCCCGTTTGACGGTGTGCTGGGGTTCAGCCAGGGCGCTGCTCTAGTTGCCATGCTCTGTTCTATACAGGAGCAGAATCTAGAACCACAATTCCAGTTCCGCTTCGCTATCCTGGTGGCCGGGTTCCGGAGTGCTTGTTTGGAACATCAGGGGTTCTATGGCAGCCCTGCTCCACTCGCCATCCCGTCCCTGCACGTCTTCGGACAGGAAGACCAGGTCATTTCTGATAGGATGAGCCGGGAGCTCCTTCCCCTGTTCCAGGAGCCTCAGGTGCTGACTCATCCTGGTGGCCATTTTGTTCCAGCGGCCTCGGCACACAGACAGACTTATCAGGAGTTTCTCAAGAGGTTTCAGTAG
- the ovca2 gene encoding esterase OVCA2 isoform X1 → MATVTRAAPLRILCIHGYRQNSGSFREKTGALRKLLKKYVELVYMSAPHRVQQTGDAAQGKENEVGPGGDEAPRGWWFSDTQARSFDAGQQCQASLGLEESVEAVRTAVKDLGPFDGVLGFSQGAALVAMLCSIQEQNLEPQFQFRFAILVAGFRSACLEHQGFYGSPAPLAIPSLHVFGQEDQVISDRMSRELLPLFQEPQVLTHPGGHFVPAASAHRQTYQEFLKRFQ, encoded by the exons ATGGCGACTGTAACTCGAGCAGCACCGCTCCGGATCCTGTGCATACACGGTTACCGACAGAACAGCGGCTCGTTTCGCGAGAAGACTGGGGCCCTACGGAAGCTCCTGAAGAAGTATGTGGAGCTGGTTTACATGAGTGCGCCTCACCGGGTACAGCAAACAGGCGACG CAGCCCAAGGGAAGGAGAATGAAGTGGGCCCTGGAGGTGACGAGGCCCCCAGGGGATGGTGGTTCTCTGACACCCAGGCTCGGAGCTTCGATGCCGGGCAGCAGTGTCAGGCGAGCCTGGGGCTTGAGGAGAGTGTGGAGGCTGTGAGGACAGCAGTGAAGGACCTGGGCCCGTTTGACGGTGTGCTGGGGTTCAGCCAGGGCGCTGCTCTAGTTGCCATGCTCTGTTCTATACAGGAGCAGAATCTAGAACCACAATTCCAGTTCCGCTTCGCTATCCTGGTGGCCGGGTTCCGGAGTGCTTGTTTGGAACATCAGGGGTTCTATGGCAGCCCTGCTCCACTCGCCATCCCGTCCCTGCACGTCTTCGGACAGGAAGACCAGGTCATTTCTGATAGGATGAGCCGGGAGCTCCTTCCCCTGTTCCAGGAGCCTCAGGTGCTGACTCATCCTGGTGGCCATTTTGTTCCAGCGGCCTCGGCACACAGACAGACTTATCAGGAGTTTCTCAAGAGGTTTCAGTAG